A genomic window from Anthonomus grandis grandis chromosome 2, icAntGran1.3, whole genome shotgun sequence includes:
- the LOC126750224 gene encoding uncharacterized protein LOC126750224: MTFWYVCVLVAVSVAHAKAGCLLPPPLPPASSFLPGLFPSGLPIAPAPAACAPAPPACGPVPIQVPVKRFQQPDLNVALPVPSEIHLGKYCSCRKYGITPSLVNPPQVVDGPVETINVPEPPPPTTPAPPAPQPAPALSPAAIQALLALVPAPAPVPAPCAVPAPAPVLDCGCY, encoded by the exons atgaCTTTCTGGTACGTCTGTGTTTTAGTAGCTGTGAGTGTTGCTCAt GCTAAGGCAGGATGTCTCCTCCCTCCACCTTTACCCCCAGCAAGTAGCTTCCTTCCTGGTCTTTTTCCTTCTGGATTGCCAATCGCTCCAGCACCAGCTGCTTGTGCTCCAGCACCACCTGCATGTGGACCTGTTCCTATTCAAGTTCCAGTGAAGAGGTTCCAACAGCCAGACTTAAACGTCGCTCTGCCTGTACCATCCGAAATCCATTTGGGCAAGTACTGCTCTTGCCGTAAATACGGAATTACTCCATCTTTGGTTAATCCACCACAAGTTGTTGATGGGCCAGTAGAAACCATTAATGTACCAGAACCACCACCACCAACTACACCAGCGCCACCAGCGCCACAACCTGCCCCAGCTCTATCTCCGGCCGCCATACAAGCTCTTTTGGCTTTAGTACCTGCCCCTGCTCCTGTTCCTGCTCCATGTGCTGTACCAGCACCAGCACCAGTACTAGATTGTGGTTGTTACTAA
- the LOC126750223 gene encoding uncharacterized protein LOC126750223 — translation MAFRFVIAVFGVVALATQSYAACICAQPAAAICGASPIEPPALLPNALPSWLQSALASAAAASVPAPAPAPAPAPAPAPAAPLNPAVLTVQEPAETTDQRPDNIIALPLPSQIPLANYCVCQKHIIKPSLVPTVTAPVAAPAAAVPAPAPVNPSLLLAKLKGLLAAVPKAAPQKCSCSCA, via the exons atggccttCAGATTTGTGATTGCTGTATTCGGCGTTGTTGCTCTTGCTACCCAG agcTACGCTGCTTGTATCTGTGCACAACCAGCTGCTGCAATATGCGGTGCTAGCCCAATAGAACCACCAGCCCTTTTACCCAATGCTCTTCCTTCATGGCTCCAGTCCGCTTTGGCATCTGCTGCTGCCGCTTCTGTACCAGCACCAGCACCAGCACCGGCACCAGCACCAGCACCAGCACCAGCAGCTCCTTTAAATCCTGCGGTCTTGACAGTGCAAGAGCCTGCCGAGACTACTGACCAAAGACCAGATAACATAATTGCTTTGCCATTGCCAAGTCAAATCCCGTTGGCCAACTACTGCGTCTGCCAAAAGCACATCATCAAACCCAGTTTGGTTCCTACAGTGACCGCTCCCGTAGCTGCTCCAGCTGCAGCTGTCCCTGCACCCGCACCCGTGAATCCCAGCCTATTGTTGGCCAAATTAAAGGGACTGTTGGCCGCTGTACCCAAGGCTGCTCCACAGAAGTGCTCTTGCTCATGCGCCTAA